TCCTCCCTGAAATATCCCAGCATCAGGACGTCGAGGCGGTCGAAGACCATGAAGATGATACTGAAGGCATATATCCAGCCGCTGTATGAGAATATCTCTTTAAGCGGATATTTTCCGCCTGATGTACCCCTGAAAAAGGATTTCGGCAACATGAGCGAAGTGATCGCGAAGGCCACCAGGACCTGGGATATATTGAATATCAGAGTATGCTCGACACTCAGGATCGCCTTCCATGCGAAGAACAGGATCAGCGCCGTCCTGAAGACATGGCTTATGACATCGATGATCGCGACTTCGCGGAATTTTTCCATGGCCCTTAAAACACCGTCAGTATTGTTCCAGACATTCCAGACGAGAGATCCGATTCCGGCCAGCCTCAGCGGCAGGACCAGGTCTGGATTGTCAAACATTCTCTCCGCTACGACCGGGGCCATGAACCAGGATGCGATGACGAACAGGACCGAGGCGGATATCCTGACGAAAAAGATCCTCTGAAAGATCGACGCCGATTCGTCCTCCTCTCCCCGGGAAAGATGCATCGACATCTTTCTGACCATCGTCGTTGTAAGACCCATTTCCAGAAGACGCTCCGATATTCCCATAATCACAGACGCGATCGTCAGAACACCCACCATCTCACTGCCAAGAGTGCGCGCCACGACGACGGCTACAGCAAATCGCATAACGGCGGTCACCATTCGGCTGGAATACACCCATCCGATGTGCCGGACACTGTCTCGGGAAAGCAGGTCTGTAATCTGGTTTTTTAATTTATCGAAGATATTCATTCCCATCCGAATCGATAGACGCTCAATTGATCAATTTTCTGATTCCGATGACCATTCTGCGGATAGGATAGAACAGGTTGTCGTTCATGATTATCTTCTGAGTGATAAATTCCGAACGGGAAAAGAAATTCAGAAGCTTGATGGCCCAGTCCTCTTTTGCAAACTCTACCTTGACCCTGAGCCCGTCGAAATCTCCGTCTATCTCGATATCCTTTTTGGCTATCATGCCTACACCACGTTCGGCCGCCACCCTGACGATCTCCGATGTGACCGGCTCCAGCCCCAAAAGCCTCATTCCCACCGCGTCCACAGCCACAGGGTCGTTCCCGCCGATGATCACACCTGCGTTGATCGGATAACCGTTGATCGGCCCTCTGCCCTGCATCCCGACGATCCCGTCCATCAGCGAAATACGCGGAGGAACTATCCTGGCGATCTCCGCGAGCATTTCGGGCATATACTTGTGCCATATCAACCTGTCCCGTCTCGGAACACATCCCCACTGGTTCTTCAGGGAACCGGTGAAGACAGTCGTCGCATGGACCTTGAGCGCGGGCAACGTTATAAAATAATCGGTCTCGATGAATGTTTTGGCAAAATCCCATTTACCGACATGTCTGCTGTCCAGCCATATTTTTTCATCGTTACTGAGATTCACCGCTTTGATATCATACTTTTTGACAAGATCGTATATTCCGTTGGCCTCATAGGCCTCTTCCACCGTGTACCTTGCACCATCCGCCTCGCAGATCGTCACATCCGCGCCGATATCCTTCAGATACTTTACGACAGCCTCTGTCACGCCGATCGATGTATTGGCAGTGTGGATCATCTCTTTACGTTCCGTACACAGATTTGGCTTGATGAGGACCCGGGTCCCGCTGGAGATGTTGTCCCTGGCCCCACAGGAGTCCAGAATGCCGGTCACGACTTCACCAAGAGGTGCGTCCTTGATCGATCTGATGAATAT
This is a stretch of genomic DNA from Candidatus Latescibacterota bacterium. It encodes these proteins:
- a CDS encoding flippase, giving the protein MRFAVAVVVARTLGSEMVGVLTIASVIMGISERLLEMGLTTTMVRKMSMHLSRGEEDESASIFQRIFFVRISASVLFVIASWFMAPVVAERMFDNPDLVLPLRLAGIGSLVWNVWNNTDGVLRAMEKFREVAIIDVISHVFRTALILFFAWKAILSVEHTLIFNISQVLVAFAITSLMLPKSFFRGTSGGKYPLKEIFSYSGWIYAFSIIFMVFDRLDVLMLGYFREESEVGLYGVAFTMIKPFELLPETLNTIFLPKVSKFTKKLEIFRYFKETLKLTSIIGALCLLLILVARPLMMFFYGAEYEASVQLFQILVGAFILLTILNPFNLIGHSINKPQLFVIMASINLVLNFTGNIIFIPRYGAVGAAVVTLVSRVLGGILGLLVLKRFLGKWQEES
- a CDS encoding DUF362 domain-containing protein, giving the protein MDKSRIFIRSIKDAPLGEVVTGILDSCGARDNISSGTRVLIKPNLCTERKEMIHTANTSIGVTEAVVKYLKDIGADVTICEADGARYTVEEAYEANGIYDLVKKYDIKAVNLSNDEKIWLDSRHVGKWDFAKTFIETDYFITLPALKVHATTVFTGSLKNQWGCVPRRDRLIWHKYMPEMLAEIARIVPPRISLMDGIVGMQGRGPINGYPINAGVIIGGNDPVAVDAVGMRLLGLEPVTSEIVRVAAERGVGMIAKKDIEIDGDFDGLRVKVEFAKEDWAIKLLNFFSRSEFITQKIIMNDNLFYPIRRMVIGIRKLIN